One Microbacterium esteraromaticum genomic window carries:
- a CDS encoding NAD(P)/FAD-dependent oxidoreductase, whose amino-acid sequence MSSHSPSRTVAVIGGGIVGSAILYTLAHRGVDAVLLESESALGLGASGTNSGVLHTGFDSTPGQLETELVLRAARIRPAILDALGVPVIHAGAELVPHSAEDEETVRALAANAAENGVEVRIRPSDGALLVPGESVSDPVAFTQALAASAVAAGATVELDARVAAISAIDDGLDIAIADGRRFTVTAAINAAGLYADEVARLVGDESFEIYPRKGEFFVFELPDGQTLEHIILPVPTKRTKGVLVFPTLDGKAVAGPTAVDLEDKEDWSVRPEAKDEILAKAVQQFPALEGLEPIASYAGLRPAGRGSNYVIGRSDKNDRLINVAAIRSTGLTASLGIADYVAEILREIGVSVDDDLRPPTVAVATQQDGPWWQRTAKHRNATTA is encoded by the coding sequence ATGAGTTCGCACTCTCCGTCCCGAACTGTCGCCGTCATCGGTGGCGGCATCGTCGGATCGGCCATCCTTTACACCCTGGCGCACCGAGGAGTCGACGCCGTTCTGCTGGAGTCGGAGTCCGCTCTCGGGCTCGGCGCCAGCGGGACGAACTCCGGTGTCCTGCACACCGGGTTCGATTCGACGCCCGGCCAGCTCGAGACCGAGCTCGTCCTCCGCGCCGCCCGTATCAGGCCCGCGATCCTCGATGCACTCGGTGTGCCGGTGATCCATGCCGGAGCGGAACTCGTGCCGCACTCCGCCGAGGACGAAGAGACGGTGCGCGCGCTGGCTGCCAACGCCGCCGAGAACGGTGTCGAGGTGCGCATCCGCCCGTCGGATGGTGCTCTTCTCGTTCCCGGCGAGTCGGTGAGCGATCCGGTCGCGTTCACACAGGCGCTTGCAGCGTCCGCGGTCGCTGCCGGAGCGACGGTCGAACTGGATGCCCGTGTCGCCGCGATCTCGGCGATCGACGACGGCCTCGACATCGCCATCGCCGACGGACGTCGATTCACGGTGACGGCGGCGATCAACGCCGCAGGGCTGTACGCCGATGAGGTGGCACGGCTCGTGGGCGATGAATCCTTCGAGATCTACCCGCGCAAGGGAGAGTTCTTCGTCTTCGAGCTGCCCGACGGACAGACTCTCGAGCACATCATCCTGCCCGTGCCGACCAAGCGCACGAAGGGGGTGCTGGTGTTCCCGACCCTGGACGGCAAGGCCGTCGCCGGCCCCACGGCCGTGGACCTCGAGGACAAGGAGGACTGGTCGGTCCGCCCGGAGGCGAAAGACGAGATCCTCGCCAAGGCGGTCCAGCAGTTCCCTGCCCTCGAAGGACTCGAGCCCATCGCCAGCTACGCGGGACTCCGCCCGGCCGGGCGCGGAAGCAACTACGTCATCGGACGCTCCGACAAGAACGACCGACTGATCAACGTCGCTGCGATCCGCTCGACGGGCCTGACCGCATCGCTCGGCATCGCCGACTACGTCGCTGAGATCCTCCGTGAGATCGGCGTATCGGTCGACGACGACCTGCGTCCGCCGACCGTCGCCGTGGCGACGCAGCAGGACGGCCCCTGGTGGCAGCGCACCGCGAAGCACCGCAACGCGACCACTGCGTGA